Within the Cervus canadensis isolate Bull #8, Minnesota chromosome 17, ASM1932006v1, whole genome shotgun sequence genome, the region GCCCGCAAGCAGAGGTagccccagggaggggaggggagggtggggtgggaccTGGGTTTAGACCGAGGGTTGTACCTGGAAAAGTTAGCTCTGAGCTTACATCTGGACTAGCCGTGAGGGGCAGAGTGCATTGTTTCCTCTAGGGTTTTATTCCTCTCACCCTCTAAATTGTTAGTTCACAGCGTTACATACAGGAAGGGACTGGGACGGGTGCTGCCCTCGGTCTGGTTTCTGAGTGCCCCCAGGTCTGACCTTAAGGGCAAGGGCAGGGAGTTTCACATTTCAAATGCAGTAGTGGTTATGACAGCCCCATACTTTTGGCCCTCCTTGCTGTTCATTTGCCCTCCCTTCTCCCAACTTTCTCACTGGTGTGGCGGGGTGTGGTACTCGGCACAGAATAGCGTTGGGCCTGTGTGGCCAGACTTCTTACCCCTTGGGCAACAGCCAGATAGAGACTGACTGCCTTTTGAGCCTCAGCTCTCTTCCTCTTGTTCTCCTAGGGTGGGAATACAGCAGCCATATGCTGAATTTTGTCCCATCCACTTCCATCTTATCCTTTGTGCCCTTCATCCCCCTGCATCTTGTCCTTTTTGCCCTCTGGTACCTCCCAGTGCCCCATCATCTCTACCCCTAGGGACTCGGAGATCATGCAGCAGAAGCAGAAAAAGGCAAACGAGAAGAAGGAGGAACCCAAGTAGCTTTGTGGCTTCGTGTCCAACCCTCTTGCCCTTCGCCTGTGTGCCTGGAGCCAGTCCCACCACGCTCGCGGTTTCTCCTGTAGTGCTCACGGGTCCCAGCACCGATGGCACTCCCTCTGCCCTGAGTCTGCAGCGGGTCCCTTTTGTGCTTCCTTCCCCTCAGGTAGCCTCTCTCCCCCTGGGCCActcctgggggtgagggggtt harbors:
- the SERF2 gene encoding small EDRK-rich factor 2 isoform X1 encodes the protein MTRGNQRELARQKNMKKQSDSVKGKRRDDGLSAAARKQSAPSSLPLGTRRSCSRSRKRQTRRRRNPSSFVASCPTLLPFACVPGASPTTLAVSPVVLTGPSTDGTPSALSLQRVPFVLPSPQVASLPLGHSWG